The following proteins come from a genomic window of Lolium rigidum isolate FL_2022 chromosome 5, APGP_CSIRO_Lrig_0.1, whole genome shotgun sequence:
- the LOC124654114 gene encoding uncharacterized protein LOC124654114: MSAVGPRVAGAARRPSSPKRPPSAGAGGGRERPQLAPRGDDNPRVSLSPAADSKVAKKRLPSAAAAARGALPSMLLRRSELLRRAGASGGKGNGSLQSLSVSCASEASNDSFCSRGSTGRIGRPPMAPHAGAARRRAAGSSVGPPSARPAVRKAASVAPDGTGAAAAPMMIGEPAAAPGPPRCPWVTRNTDPCYAAFHDEEWGVPVHDDKKLFEMLVLSGALAEIAWPVILSKRDTFREVFMDFDPQLVSKLNEKKFLGPCSPARSLLSEHRLCTIVENAHELLKVIEEFGSFDEYCWGFLNHKPMIGRYRAPREVPLRTPKAEALSQDLMRRGLRGVGPTVIYAFMQAVGMANDHLVTCYRLEECSEACDGGHDNTLVKEQEMSKMCGMVECVSLENSMTNTVISIS; this comes from the exons ATGTCGGCGGTCGGGCCCAGGGTCGCGGGCGCAGCCCGGAGGCCGTCGTCCCCGAAACGCCCACCCTCGGCCGGCGCCGGTGGCGGCAGGGAGAGGCCGCAGCTGGCGCCCCGCGGCGACGACAACCCGCGGGTGTCGCTGTCGCCGGCGGCCGACAGCAAGGTGGCCAAGAAGAGGCTGCCGTCCGCCGCGGCGGCCGCGAGGGGCGCGCTCCCGTCCATGCTGCTGCGCCGGTCCGAGCTGCTGCGCCGCGCCGGCGCCAGCGGCGGGAAGGGCAACGGGAGCCTGCAGTCGCTCAGCGTGTCGTGCGCCTCGGAGGCGTCCAACGACTCCTTCTGCAGCCGGGGGTCCACCGGCAGGATCGGCCGGCCGCCGATGGCGCCGCACGCGGGAGCCGCCCGGCGGAGGGCGGCCGGGTCGTCGGTGGGGCCTCCTTCTGCTCGCCCGGCGGTGCGGAAGGCGGCCAGCGTTGCGCCGGATGGCACTGGAGCAGCTGCTGCGCCGATGATGATCGGGGAACCTGCGGCGGCGCCGGGGCCGCCGAGGTGTCCCTGGGTGACCCGTAATACCG ATCCGTGCTATGCTGCTTTTCATGACGAAGAGTGGGGAGTCCCGGTACATGACGACAA GAAACTGTTTGAGATGCTTGTTCTATCTGGTGCGTTGGCAGAGATCGCATGGCCTGTAATCCTCAGCAAGAGGGACACCTTCAG ggaagtattcatggattttGATCCTCAGTTGGTGTCAAAGTTAAATGAGAAGAAATTCTTGGGGCCATGCAGCCCGGCTAGGTCCCTGCTGTCAGAGCACAGGCTTTGTACGATCGTCGAAAACGCGCACGAGTTATTAAAG GTCATAGAGGAGTTTGGATCGTTTGACGAGTACTGCTGGGGCTTTCTGAACCACAAGCCTATGATCGGCAGATACCGTGCCCCCCGGGAGGTGCCATTGAGGACGCCGAAAGCCGAGGCCCTCAGCCAGGACCTGATGAGGAGGGGCCTCCGCGGCGTCGGGCCGACGGTGATCTACGCCTTCATGCAGGCCGTCGGCATGGCAAACGACCACCTCGTGACGTGCTATCGTCTCGAGGAGTGCTCCGAAGCTTGTGACGGCGGGCATGATAACACCTTGGTGAAAGAGCAGGAGATGAGCAAGATGTGTGGCATGGTAGAGTGTGTCAGCTTGGAGAATTCAATGACCAACACCGTGATCAGCATCTCGTAG
- the LOC124652960 gene encoding 26S proteasome non-ATPase regulatory subunit 9 — protein sequence MVAPNVKAETMRLMDRRAALEAEMDAIIAALAAPGGPGIAGGLVDAEGFPRADIDIPAVIAQRRKLGELRNDHKDITNKIEKNLEALHSTKLTRNEQSTPRSSGTSVPLRGGLSQNDPMEEDVVTRLPFAMIDEIAEGSPAAVDGLLLGDEIVKFGSVEAGDRLQERLVSEALSNEGNQVSLLINRQGSPMNLTITPRKWHGRGLMGCHFRIL from the exons ATGGTGGCGCCGAACGTGAAGGCGGAGACGATGAGGCTGATGGACCGGCGGGCGGCGCTAGAGGCGGAGATGGACGCCAtcatcgccgccctcgccgcgccCGGCGGGCCGGGCATCGCCGGCGGCCTCGTCGACGCCGAG GGTTTCCCCAGGGCCGACATCGACATCCCGGCCGTCATCGCCCAGCGCCGCAAGCTCGGTG AGCTGAGGAATGATCACAAGGATATTACAAACAAAATTGAGAAGAATTTGGAAGCTTTGCACTCTACAAAATTAACAAGAAACGAGCAATCAACTCCAAGAAGTTCTG GTACATCAGTTCCTCTGCGTGGTGGGTTATCTCAAAATGATCCCATGGAAGAGGATGTAGTGACCAGACTTCCTTTTGCCATGATTGATGAGATAGCAGAGGGTTCTCCTGCTGCTGTGGATGGCTTGCTGCTCGGGGATGAGATAGTGAAGTTTGGGAGTGTAGAAGCTGGTGACAGGTTGCAGGAAAGGCTTGTTTCTGAAGCCCTTTCCAATGAGGGCAATCAAGTATCTCTACTCATCAATCGTCAGGGGTCACCAATGAACttgacaattacaccaagaaagtGGCATGGAAGAGGGCTTATGGG GTGCCATTTCAGAATCTTATGA